The genomic window TTGTACGCCCTGGCCGACCAGTTGCTCAAGACCTCGCCGATCCCCGATCTGCACCACGACAAGCTTGATCCGGCGCGCGCTCGCGGTCTGAACGTTGACCTGGAAGACTACATGGAAGACCGTCGTCAGGTCATTGGTGCAATCGAGGGCAGCCTGGCCAGTTACAACATCCACCTGCAACCCAAGGTCATCGAGACAGCGATGTGGTTTGTCGATGAACTGGATCAGAAGTTCTGGTCGATCGTCGGCGTCCCCGGCAGCCGGGCGGCCCATGCGGCGATCAGCGTCATCGTGGGCGTGAAGAGCCCGCGGCTGGTGCCGTTCTGTATCACCGGTCTGCACTACAGCACGTTTCGGGCGCCGTTGTCCAAGGTCCTCGGCCTTTGCACGGACATGGCGTTCATCGAGGAGTGGATACGGCAGTCGTGGCGTCTGGGTGAGCCCAAGATCCACCGGGCCATGGCGAGCATTAAGGAGCTGGCCGTCTTGAAGCGCAAGGCGGTGGAACTGATGCAACTGCCGCCGGCCCTGATGCGCCACCTGCCGAGGTGGATCATGGCGACCGGACTGCCTGAGCAGGTGAAGCTGGATTTCCTGAAGAACCTTTACCGTCGCGGCGACGAGCAGATGCGTCGGTCCACGGTTAAGAGCATGTTGCCGTGTGCAGGCGAGCGAGTGATCTCCCTGCTGAAGGCGATCTCACGGGACAATGACGAGCGGACCGCCGCTGTGGCCCGGTTTGAACTGGCTCACCGATTCCCCCTCGAGTATCCTCCATCCGACTTGCTGGAACCTCCGAAGGCCGCGGCGGCTCCGTCCGGCCAGGTCTGGGGACGACCCGGCTCGGATCTGACGTTCGAGAAGTACTGGGACATTTACGACACGGAGCCCGACCCGCAGCGTCGGGAGATCGGCCTGCGGGTGTTCGATGGAGACGCCTCGGCCGTGCGTCTGCTGGCCAGGCAGATGAACGCTGCCGAGCCGAGCGACCGTCTCAAGGCCCTCAGAATAGCCACCCTCCTTGGTCTTGGAGAGAAATTCGTCCAGCAGATTTACCGTTTGAGCCATGACCCGAACCCTGAGGTTCGCAGCGCGGCGGTTTCCGCACTGGGTAGACTGCCCGGTCCGGTGAGTCAGCATCTCCTCAGGACGGCGCTACAGGACAGCGACGCGCGCGTTCAGGCCAACGCCGTGGAAGCGATCGAGCACAAAGGCGGCGAGCAGATCACCGAGGATCTCCTGCCCAAGCTGGCCTCGCCCGACAATCGCGTTCGGGCCAACGCGGTCAAGGCCCTGCTCAAGCTCGGCGTGCGGGAGGCGGCCATTACCCTCCTGAGGATGCTGGATGATCCAAACCGGGCACAGCGGATCAGCGCCCTGTGGCTCATTGAGAACATGGGACTGTTCATCCTGGCCTCGCGGGTTATGAAGCTGGCGCAAGCCGATCAGGACAACCTGGTGCGCAGCCGAGCCAGGAAGCTGACCGGGCAGATCACCGGACAACTGCCGGTGGGAGCAGCGCAATGAGTATGAGTGCCGGCAGATCCGTTTTCGACTTGCTTGCCAAGGCCGGGCTGCCGCTTGCCGAGGGAAGCTGGTATGAATCGGTGCAACACCGGTTCCTCTTCGGCGAACCGGAACTGATTCGCGGCTTGTTTACCGCGGCGCTCGCGATGGGTTTGGTGCTCTTGGTCATCGGCATGTCGTACCGGTGGCAGAAGCGTCGCCAACAACCGGCGCCGACCCAGCCGATGGCCCTTTTCAGACGCGTGCTGTCAAAGATGGGATTGACGGTGATCGAGCGATGGTTGCTGTGGCGACTGGCCAGGAACAGCGGACTTGAACACCCGACGGCGTTGCTGATTTCGTCACGCCTGTACGACGGGGCGGTCGACCGCTACTGCGCGGGCAGCGGCCTGTTTTTCGCCCGTGCCGGCAAGGCGGCGAGCTTTGCCGCGATCCGCCGGCGGATCTTCGGGGAAAAGAACGGATAATCAGGTCCTGCGATCTTCGGCCCGGCGTTCCTCACGTGTACAATACTTTTCATGCGAGTGGTCGTGACCATCCTGTCGCATGCCGTGGCCTTCGCCATCGAGAGCTGCGTTCGCTTCTACCAGGTGGCCTTGCGCCCGCTGCTGATCGGCTCGTGCAAGTTCG from Phycisphaerae bacterium includes these protein-coding regions:
- a CDS encoding HEAT repeat domain-containing protein; amino-acid sequence: MGERPNILEILKNESGPAADYALLTALREVGAATAQAIVDLLLLRKQKAGLCGLIELFHELDEPICRTIVEHVDELFPALRLAAQSKDDQVRLNVLEIISRGYAYRAAYLVDTAMHDRVARVREAAADTLYALADQLLKTSPIPDLHHDKLDPARARGLNVDLEDYMEDRRQVIGAIEGSLASYNIHLQPKVIETAMWFVDELDQKFWSIVGVPGSRAAHAAISVIVGVKSPRLVPFCITGLHYSTFRAPLSKVLGLCTDMAFIEEWIRQSWRLGEPKIHRAMASIKELAVLKRKAVELMQLPPALMRHLPRWIMATGLPEQVKLDFLKNLYRRGDEQMRRSTVKSMLPCAGERVISLLKAISRDNDERTAAVARFELAHRFPLEYPPSDLLEPPKAAAAPSGQVWGRPGSDLTFEKYWDIYDTEPDPQRREIGLRVFDGDASAVRLLARQMNAAEPSDRLKALRIATLLGLGEKFVQQIYRLSHDPNPEVRSAAVSALGRLPGPVSQHLLRTALQDSDARVQANAVEAIEHKGGEQITEDLLPKLASPDNRVRANAVKALLKLGVREAAITLLRMLDDPNRAQRISALWLIENMGLFILASRVMKLAQADQDNLVRSRARKLTGQITGQLPVGAAQ